The following are encoded together in the Citrus sinensis cultivar Valencia sweet orange chromosome 1, DVS_A1.0, whole genome shotgun sequence genome:
- the LOC102608380 gene encoding armadillo repeat-containing protein LFR, giving the protein MQKREQGKSGGAAGGAATPAAKRGRPFGSTSGSSGGSGSAADSAAPTTLLGPSLQVHSSFADQNHKRIVLALQSGLKSELTWALNTLTLLSFKEKDDMRKDATPLAKIPGLLDALLQVIDDWRDIALPKELSKGPRARTLGVNSLVTGFGSEFEALGSINNAFPRSGVGSGSSAADSLVQKNAARVRSSEWWFDEDGLFNLDDEGRAEKQQCAVGASNIIRNFSFMPDNEVIMAQHRHCLETVFQCIEDHVTEDEELVTNALETIVNLAPLLDLRIFSSSKQSYIKITEKRAVEAIMGILGSPFKAWHCAAAELLGRLIINPDNEPFLLPFVPQIHKRLVDLMSLPAFDAQAAAVGALYNLAEVNVDCRLKLASERWAIDRLLRVIKTPHPVPEVCRKAAMILESLVSEPQNRVLLLAYENAFAEILFSDGRYSDTFARILYELTSRPNNKVASARGIWGCG; this is encoded by the exons ATGCAAAAGCGGGAACAGGGCAAGTCTGGTGGCGCGGCTGGCGGAGCCGCCACTCCGGCGGCTAAGAGAGGCCGTCCGTTCGGCAGCACGAGCGGTAGCTCAGGAGGCTCCGGCTCCGCCGCCGATTCCGCAGCTCCAACCACTCTCCTTGGTCCATCTCTTCAAGTCCACAGTTCCTTCGCTG atcaaaatcataaaagaatAGTTCTTGCGCTTCAAAGTGGACTTAAGAGCGAATTAACATGGGCATTGAATACTCTCACACTGCTTTCTTTCAAAGAGAAGGACGACATGCGCAAAGACGCAACGCCTCTTGCCAAGATACCCGGTTTGCTTGATGCTCTGCTTCAAGTT ATTGATGATTGGCGTGACATTGCGCTTCCTAAAGAGCTTTCTAAGGGACCTAGGGCTAGAACATTGGGTGTGAATTCTTTAGTAACGGGTTTCGGGAGTGAGTTTGAGGCATTGGGCTCGATTAATAATGCTTTCCCTCGTTCAGG AGTGGGGTCTGGTTCTTCTGCTGCTGACTCATTAGTACAGAAGAATGCGGCTAGAGTTCGTTCTTCAGAGTGGTGGTTTGATGAAGATGGTTTGTTTAATCTAGATGATGAGGGGCGAGCAGAGAAGCAACAGTGTGCTGTTGGTGCCTCAAATATCATTCGGAACTTCTCATTCATGCCAGATAACGAAGTCATTATGGCCCAACATCGGCATTGTTTGGAAACGGTGTTCCAATGCATTGAAGATCATGTCACAG AGGATGAGGAACTTGTAACAAATGCCCTCGAGACAATTGTCAATTTGGCTCCTTTGCTTGATCTTCGAATTTTTAGCTCATCAAAGCAGTCTTACATCAAAATAAC AGAAAAACGAGCAGTTGAAGCTATCATGGGGATTCTGGGATCACCTTTCAAAGCCTGGCATTGTGCGGCTGCTGAATTACTTGGGCGTTTGATAATAAATCCTGATAATGAGccttttcttcttccattTGTTCCGCAG ATACATAAGCGCTTGGTTGATCTTATGAGCTTACCAGCATTTGATGCACAAGCTGCTGCTGTTGGTGCACTATATAACCTTGCAGAAGTTAATGTGGACTGCCGATTGAAGCTTGCTAGTGAGAGATG GGCAATTGATCGTCTTCTGAGAGTGATCAAGACACCGCATCCAGTGCCAGAAGTTTGCAGAAAGGCAGCAATGATACTTGAGAGTCTTGTCTCCGAGCCTCAGAATAGGGTCTTACTGCTTGCATACGAGAATGCATTTGCAGAGATTCTCTTCTCTGATGGCAGATATTCTGATACATTTGCTAGGATATTATACGAACTTACATCTAGACCAAACAACAAAGTGGCATCTGCACGTGGCATTTGGGGGTGTGGCTGA